DNA from Desulfovibrio porci:
CAGCCCCGAGGACCGAAAGCTGCTCAGCGAATGCGCCGCGGAAACGGAAAAATACGGCAAGGCCCTTTCCCGCCTGGGCATGGACGACGGCGCTTCCTTGGCCTATCTCAAAAGCATCGGCAAGCTGCCCGCAGTGACCGAACCCTACGCCTTCATGGAACAGCAGGGCATGACCGTCACCCGGCTGAGCCCGGAACAGATCGCCAAATTTTCCGAGGCCACCCGAAAGGTGCGCGAGGACTGGACCGCCAAGATCGGTCCGGAGCTGGTCAAGGCCGCTGAAGCGGACATGGCCGCCGTCAAATAGATTCTGAGAATGATGGCGCGGGAACCGGGGAAAGCCCGTTCACGGAGGGCTCCCCCGGCTCCCGCGCCGGAATGTGGAGATCGGCATGTTGCGTTTTCTGGATACGCGCTTTGAGGAGATTCTGGGTTCGCTGTTGCTGGCGGTCATGGTAAGCATCGCCTTCATCAATGTGATCGTGCGCTACTGCACGTCTTTTTCTTTTGCCTGGACCGAGGAACTGACCATCAATTTCTTTGTCTGGGTAGTGCTGCTGGGCACGGCGCGCTCCTTCCGCGAGGGCGGGCACCTGGGCATGACCCTGCTGTACGAGGCGCTGCCGCGCAACGCGCGCCGGTTCTGCTACGGGCTGACCATACTGCTCTGTATCGCTTTTTTCGGTGCGCTCTGCTGGACAGGCACGCTGGAAGTGCTGGACGAGTACGATCTGGAATCCATTTCCGAATCTCTGGGCATTCCGGTCTGGTGGTACACCATCGCCACGCCGCTTTTCTCCCTGCTGATCATTTTCCGCATGCTGCAACGCTCATACGCTGACCTGCGTTCGGGCAACTACTAGGAGGCGGCCATGGAAACGACGCTGTTTCAGGATCCCGCCTTCTGGCTGCTCACGCTCTTTCTGATCCCCCTGCTACTGCGGGTGCCCATCGCCCTTTCCCTGGGTTTCGCGGCCCTGGTGGTCGTCTGGAAATGGGACATGGGCTTCAGCATGCTTTCCTACAATTTTTTCGCGGGCATCGCCAAATTTCCCCTGCTGGCCATCCCCTTCTTCATCCTGGCCGGCTACATCATGGAGCGCGCTGGCATCGCGGCGCGCATCGTGGCCCTGATGGAAGCCCTGACCGGTTCCATGACCGGCGGCATGGCCGTGGCAACCGTGGCCGTGGCAACCTTCTGGGGCGCGGTGAGCGGCTCGGGCCCGGCCACTGTGGCCGCCCTGGGCCTGATCCTGATTCCGGGCATGGCTCTGGCCGGTTACGACAAGGCCTTCGCCGCGGCCACGGTGTCCGTGACTTCAGGGCTGGCCATCGTCATTCCGCCGAGCATCGCCTTCATCGTCTATGGCGGCGTGGCCAATGTCTCGGTGCCCGCGCTGTTCGCGGCGGGCTTCATCCCCGGCGTCATCGTGGCCCTGTTCATCATGGGCGCGGTGCTGATCATTTCGCGCAAAAAGGGCTATCGCGGCGCAAAGTGCGGCCGGCCCGTGGGCAAGGCCTTCCGCGAGGCTTTCTGGGGCGTGATGACGCCGGTGGTCATTCTCGGCGGCATTTACGGCGGCGTGTTCACCCCCACCGAGGCCGCGGCGGTGGCTGTGTTCTACGGCCTGTTCGTGGGCGTGTTCATTTACAAAACCATCAACAGCGTCGGCATGCTGTTCGAAATTTTCTCCGCCAGCATGCGCGCCACGGCCGTGGTGATGATTGTGGTGACCTGCGCGGGGCTTTACTCCTGGGTGGCGTCCACTGTGGGTCTGGTGGAAAAAGGCTCGGCGGTGCTGCTTTCGCTGTCGGACAATGAGTGGGTCGTGCTGCTGATGATCAACATCATCCTGCTGCTGGCCGGCATGCTGCTGGACGCCATTTCCATTTACTACGTCTTTCTGCCCTTCATGCTGCCCATCATGGCCCACTTCCAGTGGGATCCCATCTGGTTCGGCATTATGATGACGGTCAATCTGGCCGTGGGCCAGGTGACGCCGCCCGTGGCGGTCAATCTGTACGTGGGCGCCAACATCAGCGGACTGAGCATGGAGCAGATCAGCAAATCCGCCCTGCCGCTGATTTTCGCCTCCCTGTTGGCTCTGATCATCATCATACTGTTCCCCCAGCTTTCCACCTTTCTGCCGCGCCTGCTCGGCCTGTCGTAGCGCGGGCGGGAGCTGAAGCGGCGGCCATCCCCGCGCATCGGAAAAAGTGAGAGGCGGACCTTGCCGTAACGCATGGTCCGCCTCTCACTGCCTGGAGCGCTTTCTGACAAAAATCTCGAATCAGCCTGCAAACAAGGATTCGCCCGGAGTTGCGGGGTCAGGGACGGCGATAGCCGTCCGTAACGCCGTGCGGGCTGAGAACGATCTGCCACAACTGCAGATCCCGGGCGCGGAAGGCCCCGGCGCAGCTCAGCAGGTAATAGCGGAACATGCGGAACATGCTGTCCGTGCAGGTAAATTTGCCCTCTTCCCGTCCACGGCTGAAATTTTCAGCCCAGGCCATCAGGGTTTTGTCATAATCGACGCCGAAATTGTGCCAATCTTCCATGACGAAGCGCCCGGAAACGGCATCGCCAATCTGGCCGATGCTGGGTAGAATGCCGTTGCGGAAGATGTATTTTTCAATCCACGGATCCACGGAAAGCCGTTTCTGATTGGCGCCGATGGTGTGCAGCAGAAAAAGGCCGTCCTCATGGAGCAGGTTGCGCGCTGTTTCCATGAACACAGTATAATTCTTGTGCCCCACATGCTCGAACATGCCCACGGAAACAATGCGCTCATACTTGCCGGTCAGGGAGCGGTAGTCTTTCAGCAGCCACTCCACGTCAAGGCCTTGGCCGCGGCTTTCGGCGTATTGGGCCTGAGCCCAGGAAACCGTGACGCCCGTCACATGCACGCCGCTCCGTTTCGCCATATAACTGCCCAGACCGCCCCAGCCGCAGCCGATGTCCAGCACGCGCATGCCCGGCTTCAGCCGCAGCTTGCGGCAGATCAGCTCCATTTTATCCAGTTGGGCCTGTTCCAGGGTGTCGGCGTGCTCCCAATAGCCGCAACTGTACTGCATGGCCGGGTCCAGCATGGCTTCAAACATGTCGTTGCCGAAGTCATAATGCCCCCTGGCCACCATGCGGGCGCGGGCCACGCTTTGCAGATTGCGCAGCGCATAGGCGGCAATGCCCAGCAACACCGGCAGGGTGAGGCGGAAATGCTTTTCCAGGTCGCCGCGCAGAACCCGGCAGAAAAACTGGTCCAGGGCCGGGCAGTCCCACCAGCCTTCCATATAGGCTTCCCCCAAACCCAGGCTGCCCTGCCGGATGACCCGGCCCCAAAGGCGATCGTCATGTACCTGAATATCCCACGGCCGGGTTCCGTTTATCCGGACGTCAATCTTGGCCAGCATCTCCTTGATGACCGACTCGTTCATGGTGATGGCTCCATATGCTTTTTCCGCCGCTCCGCGTTGTCAAAAAGCCGCCGCCGAAAAAGAACAGCGGGAACAGAAAGGAAGTCCGGAGGCAACGGCTTTTTTATAGGCTGTAACCCTTATTCATTGGACTTATCCCCATACCGCCCTGTTGACAAGAGGATTCCGTCACGAAATATCATGATATTTAACATTGTTAGATAAATATAGCATAACGATGAGCTTGTGCATAACACAAGCGGCCGCACCGCGCCGCGCTCTTTGCCTTGCGGAACGGATTTTGCTATCATCAGCCAATAATACACAGTTTGTTCCACAGGACGGATTGATGACACATACTCTTCTGGTTACAGGCGGCGCGGGCTTCATCGGCTCGGCCGTGGTCCGTGAAGTGCTTGCGGCCAGCGCTTGGCGTGTGGTCAATGTGGATAAACTCACCTATTCCGGCAATCCGGCTTCCCTGGCCGATGTGGCGGACAATCCACGTTACCATTTCATCCGGGCCGATATCGCGGACGCCGCGGCCATGCGCGCGGCCTTTGAAATTTTTGAGCCGGACGCGGT
Protein-coding regions in this window:
- a CDS encoding TRAP transporter large permease — encoded protein: METTLFQDPAFWLLTLFLIPLLLRVPIALSLGFAALVVVWKWDMGFSMLSYNFFAGIAKFPLLAIPFFILAGYIMERAGIAARIVALMEALTGSMTGGMAVATVAVATFWGAVSGSGPATVAALGLILIPGMALAGYDKAFAAATVSVTSGLAIVIPPSIAFIVYGGVANVSVPALFAAGFIPGVIVALFIMGAVLIISRKKGYRGAKCGRPVGKAFREAFWGVMTPVVILGGIYGGVFTPTEAAAVAVFYGLFVGVFIYKTINSVGMLFEIFSASMRATAVVMIVVTCAGLYSWVASTVGLVEKGSAVLLSLSDNEWVVLLMINIILLLAGMLLDAISIYYVFLPFMLPIMAHFQWDPIWFGIMMTVNLAVGQVTPPVAVNLYVGANISGLSMEQISKSALPLIFASLLALIIIILFPQLSTFLPRLLGLS
- a CDS encoding TRAP transporter small permease, with amino-acid sequence MLRFLDTRFEEILGSLLLAVMVSIAFINVIVRYCTSFSFAWTEELTINFFVWVVLLGTARSFREGGHLGMTLLYEALPRNARRFCYGLTILLCIAFFGALCWTGTLEVLDEYDLESISESLGIPVWWYTIATPLFSLLIIFRMLQRSYADLRSGNY
- the cfa gene encoding cyclopropane fatty acyl phospholipid synthase produces the protein MNESVIKEMLAKIDVRINGTRPWDIQVHDDRLWGRVIRQGSLGLGEAYMEGWWDCPALDQFFCRVLRGDLEKHFRLTLPVLLGIAAYALRNLQSVARARMVARGHYDFGNDMFEAMLDPAMQYSCGYWEHADTLEQAQLDKMELICRKLRLKPGMRVLDIGCGWGGLGSYMAKRSGVHVTGVTVSWAQAQYAESRGQGLDVEWLLKDYRSLTGKYERIVSVGMFEHVGHKNYTVFMETARNLLHEDGLFLLHTIGANQKRLSVDPWIEKYIFRNGILPSIGQIGDAVSGRFVMEDWHNFGVDYDKTLMAWAENFSRGREEGKFTCTDSMFRMFRYYLLSCAGAFRARDLQLWQIVLSPHGVTDGYRRP